The Cyclobacterium amurskyense genome contains the following window.
CTTCTTTATTGTTAAGAAAAAGGCTTGTCTCTAATAAGGTTGCCTTGAAGTATCCTGCATTTTCCAATTCCTCTTTGCTGAAAATATTTTCTAATCCAGCTTCAGCATAAGTTTCATAATCCGTAAAACGGGTACGGATCATGGAGATTTGATCCAGAAGCTCATCTCTTGTAAGGAAAGGATAAGTTTTTCCCTGAATGTAAAAACTCAAAATGGGATCTATTGCTCCATTATTATCAAAATCTTTGTAATGCATTTCCGCAGGTTCCTCGGGACTAACTTTCACTTGGCTATTTAAGCCTTGGTTGCCGACTATAATATCTGGTCTGCCGTCTGAATTCAGGTCTGAGATGTGGAGACTATTCCACCAGCCACTATATTCTTGTTTAAAATAGTCTGCACTGACATTGTGAAGGTTTTGACCATCATTTTCAAATACGGTAAGAGGTAACCATTCTCCGGTTACAATCAATTCTGCATTGCCGTTTCCATTCAAATCTACCCATTCTGCATCGGTAATCAGACCAAGACTCCTAAGGTCTTTGCTCCATTGCTCCGTCTTATCCTGAAAAAGGCCTTTTCCATTATTTATTAGGAGGTAACTTTTTGGAATTTCAGGGTAGCGGCCTGGAATCACTCTACTACCTACAAATAAATCCGGAAAGCCATCATTGTTAAGGTCATTAAGGGCTACTGTCCCGGTGCTGTTAAGCATTGTTGGAAGGGCTTCTTTATTTCTGGTCAAGTTCCCCTTTCCGTCACTTAGATATAATCTGTCCTGTAGGCGTTCGTCTGTTGGGAGGAAATCCCCATACCCTCCACTAGCCACATACAAATCAATGTTTCCATCTCCGTTAAAATCAGCCCATATGGCATCGGTGTCTTGGTGATCTCGGTCAGTTTCAAAGGCTGGTGTTTTCTTTTCTTTGAAAACACCTTTCTGCTGTTGCATCCACAATCGGCCTGATTCGCCGGCTTGTCCTCCGATAAAAATGTCCTCCAAGCCATCATTATTGATGTCAGCCTTGACCATCACCGGCCCCGAGAAAGATATTGGGTTTACCATTAGTGGCTGCCTTTTGAAATCATTGGTTGATTTCGAAATGGGTTTATAGTCAATAGGGGAAGGGATTTCAGCTAACAAAGTTAGTGTCTTTTCCTGCTTATATACTTTGTCATCCGCATTTTGCTGAGCGAGGGTGAGGGTTTGGTTTGCTTTAATGTTTTGTAGGCGCTCTACTTGACCACCTGTCCATAGAATTTCCAAAGAATCTATACTGTTAGTTGTTCCTAAGCCAAAATGTAGGGTTGGACTCACGGAAGATTGGTAGCCTCTGACAGGCATTTGCTCCTGCTGTTGCAATTCACCATTGGTATAAATACGTATTCTTGCGCCTATGCCAAAGCTGTTTTTACGGTCACCTTTTAAATCTACCTTTAAATAATTTTTACTGGCAAGGCTATCCGCGTTGTTTCTATAAATAGAAGCTGGATGATTGACGTTATTGGTTATCAGGTCCAGATCTCCGTCGTTGTCCAGGTCAGCGTATGCTGCGCCATTCGTGTTTATTTTTTGATCGAAGCCCCAGGCTTCCACTTTTTCTTCAAACTGCCAGCCGTTTAGGTTTTTGTAGATGTAGTTATGCAGATCTGAAGAGGGCATTTGATGGACTAAATCTAGGATGTTCTCCCTTCTAAGTCCGTTTTTATTGTTTTTTAGGTAATCGGCCATGAATTTCAGGAAGTCCTGATTGGTGTAATCTCTGGCATAACCATTGGTGACGAATAAATCTTTTAATCCATCATTGTCAAAATCA
Protein-coding sequences here:
- a CDS encoding VCBS repeat-containing protein, whose product is MSNILRSKIQFILPLLVLIGCQKVSIETNELKQFTLLTPQESGVMFENTLTEGLNTNILMYEYFYNGGGVAVGDLNGDGLEDLYFSGNMVENRLYLNKGNMQFEDITAQAGLATRAAPWKTGTAMADVNGDGLLDIYVCYSGSLPPEKRRNELYINQGNNENNLPSFKEMASHYGVDSEATSTQASFFDYDNDGDLDLFLLNHNPKSLPVLDEANTTEILRKTDPAGPQLFRNDGEIFTEVTEKAGILKVALSYGLGAGIADINGDGWQDIYISNDYTVPDYLYLNNGDGTFTNNIDNALGHISHFSMGNDIADINNDGHADIFTLDMLPEDNKRQKLLMAPDNYEKFEFGLKMGFHHQYMRNMLHINNGNGDFSEVGQMAGVSNTDWSWSALFADFDNDGLKDLFVTNGYARDYTNQDFLKFMADYLKNNKNGLRRENILDLVHQMPSSDLHNYIYKNLNGWQFEEKVEAWGFDQKINTNGAAYADLDNDGDLDLITNNVNHPASIYRNNADSLASKNYLKVDLKGDRKNSFGIGARIRIYTNGELQQQEQMPVRGYQSSVSPTLHFGLGTTNSIDSLEILWTGGQVERLQNIKANQTLTLAQQNADDKVYKQEKTLTLLAEIPSPIDYKPISKSTNDFKRQPLMVNPISFSGPVMVKADINNDGLEDIFIGGQAGESGRLWMQQQKGVFKEKKTPAFETDRDHQDTDAIWADFNGDGNIDLYVASGGYGDFLPTDERLQDRLYLSDGKGNLTRNKEALPTMLNSTGTVALNDLNNDGFPDLFVGSRVIPGRYPEIPKSYLLINNGKGLFQDKTEQWSKDLRSLGLITDAEWVDLNGNGNAELIVTGEWLPLTVFENDGQNLHNVSADYFKQEYSGWWNSLHISDLNSDGRPDIIVGNQGLNSQVKVSPEEPAEMHYKDFDNNGAIDPILSFYIQGKTYPFLTRDELLDQISMIRTRFTDYETYAEAGLENIFSKEELENAGYFKATLLETSLFLNNKEGFQKTILPSEAQISPVFAIESLDINKDGHLDLILTGNISNARLRFGKYDANHGLVFLGDGKGSFEYLPQRFSGLDLKGDVRSILAIDDLLLFGMNQKTIKAYQAGQN